A genomic stretch from Acidobacteriota bacterium includes:
- a CDS encoding MMPL family transporter — protein MLQRSIGRWADRTLEHPGWTLALLGLAVALAAPGLWRLELATDGQSLVPQNNPAVIFDQEVREHFELRDPIVVLIETDQPEGIFNLPTLERVVEASQRIAALDDIGRRHVMSLATEKRDRVYPGTVSFRTFLDPLPINEKLMEILRIDITAAGIVEGTLVSADRRAAAIFIGAPKDAGWASRDRLYRQIRSAVEPLADESHRISVVGAPVAESQLGLHILEDLRLLLPLSFFFMALVLWIGCRSVAGVVIALAEVALCQIFVFGVMGWIGIPVYLTTATMPVILTAIGLTDEIHVLWHTQRSLAADPEATSKQAARRALDRVGVPLVLTSLTTAIAFLSFVSSSIGPVRSLGLFTSLGIAFCLVCSLTAIPAAFSLLPRRYLDRPTGHRRFIAPVLRRMSAMHRRPTITLGAVAAVSMVAAFGVSRIEVQDSWLDGFSTSSEFFQQTSRVNEQLHGTHQLLVHIGFPNRPKAGEDVLAPYLDPQVLNAIGQFEDALNEHPTVGGLLGPYSHMTAVSYLWLGRRPGTRSIPEDPYRTDLVFKRFKQGRGEHRRREVIDDEGNRGVVTLFLKAANFRDTASLMRFAESQAERILAPLGGEIAFAGDVAVSQAMIPAIVRTQVLSVITALLGALLTATLIYGSLRTGLLVVTPAALAVLWIFGVMGWLGIPLGVATSMFCAIVLGVGVDFALHFYEQSLRGTAEGRTDPVESALRATGPAILADTFALALGFGVLLASQVPSNARLGVLVSAALIASSVLTLVGMATWMSRRRFAAR, from the coding sequence ATGCTGCAGCGCTCGATCGGAAGATGGGCTGATCGCACCCTCGAACACCCCGGTTGGACGTTAGCGCTTCTAGGTTTGGCGGTGGCGCTGGCCGCTCCTGGCCTGTGGCGGTTGGAGTTGGCGACGGATGGTCAATCGCTGGTCCCGCAGAACAACCCGGCGGTGATCTTCGACCAAGAGGTTCGGGAGCACTTCGAGCTGCGCGACCCCATCGTGGTGCTGATCGAAACGGACCAACCGGAAGGAATCTTCAATCTTCCCACCCTCGAGCGGGTGGTCGAAGCCAGCCAGCGAATCGCCGCCCTCGATGACATCGGGCGCCGCCACGTAATGAGCCTAGCGACGGAAAAACGCGACCGGGTTTATCCCGGGACCGTGTCCTTCCGCACCTTCCTCGATCCTCTGCCCATCAACGAAAAATTGATGGAAATCCTGCGCATCGACATCACGGCCGCCGGCATCGTCGAAGGTACCCTCGTCTCCGCCGACCGCCGTGCCGCCGCCATCTTCATCGGAGCGCCGAAGGACGCCGGATGGGCGAGTCGGGACCGTCTCTATCGCCAAATCCGAAGCGCCGTGGAGCCGCTGGCAGATGAAAGCCACCGCATTTCCGTGGTGGGGGCGCCGGTGGCCGAGAGCCAGCTGGGCCTGCACATCCTCGAAGATCTCCGACTCCTCCTGCCACTGTCGTTCTTCTTCATGGCGCTGGTGCTGTGGATCGGCTGTCGCAGCGTGGCCGGCGTGGTCATCGCCCTCGCCGAGGTCGCTCTCTGTCAAATCTTCGTCTTTGGCGTCATGGGCTGGATCGGAATACCGGTATACCTAACGACCGCCACCATGCCGGTCATCCTCACCGCCATCGGCTTGACGGACGAGATTCACGTTCTCTGGCACACTCAGAGGTCCCTCGCCGCCGATCCCGAGGCCACGTCCAAACAGGCCGCTCGACGAGCGCTCGACCGGGTCGGCGTGCCGCTGGTTCTCACTTCACTGACCACCGCCATCGCCTTTTTGTCCTTCGTCAGTTCGTCGATCGGGCCGGTGCGCTCCCTGGGCTTGTTCACTTCTCTAGGAATCGCTTTCTGCCTGGTCTGCAGTCTGACCGCCATTCCAGCTGCTTTCTCGCTGTTGCCTCGTCGATATCTCGATCGTCCGACCGGACACCGACGGTTCATCGCACCAGTGCTCCGCCGCATGTCGGCGATGCATCGCCGGCCGACGATCACCCTGGGCGCCGTAGCGGCAGTTAGCATGGTCGCGGCCTTCGGCGTGAGCCGGATCGAAGTTCAGGACAGTTGGCTCGACGGCTTTTCGACATCGAGTGAGTTCTTTCAGCAGACGTCGCGAGTCAACGAGCAGCTCCACGGCACCCATCAGCTCTTGGTTCACATCGGCTTTCCCAACCGCCCCAAAGCGGGTGAGGATGTCTTAGCGCCCTACCTCGACCCACAGGTTCTGAACGCAATCGGTCAATTCGAAGATGCATTGAATGAACACCCTACCGTCGGGGGCCTGCTTGGGCCCTATAGCCATATGACGGCTGTTTCCTACCTTTGGCTCGGCCGGCGTCCCGGGACTCGATCGATCCCAGAAGATCCCTACCGCACGGATCTGGTCTTCAAGCGCTTCAAACAAGGCCGCGGCGAACATCGGCGTCGTGAAGTGATCGACGATGAAGGGAATCGAGGGGTTGTTACGCTCTTCCTGAAGGCCGCCAACTTCAGGGATACGGCCTCGCTGATGAGGTTCGCCGAATCTCAAGCGGAGCGTATCTTGGCCCCGCTCGGCGGCGAGATTGCCTTCGCCGGCGATGTCGCGGTGAGCCAGGCGATGATTCCCGCCATTGTCCGAACCCAGGTGCTTTCCGTCATCACGGCTCTGCTAGGTGCCTTGCTGACGGCTACGCTGATCTACGGCTCGCTCCGTACCGGACTGCTGGTGGTGACGCCGGCAGCACTAGCGGTGCTGTGGATTTTCGGAGTCATGGGGTGGCTGGGGATCCCGCTCGGCGTGGCGACTTCGATGTTCTGCGCCATCGTGCTGGGTGTCGGCGTCGACTTCGCGTTGCACTTCTATGAACAATCCCTCCGCGGCACCGCCGAAGGTAGGACTGACCCGGTCGAGAGCGCTCTACGAGCGACCGGTCCGGCAATCCTGGCTGACACCTTCGCGCTCGCGCTCGGTTTCGGAGTCCTGCTAGCGTCGCAGGTGCCCTCCAATGCCCGCTTGGGAGTTCTGGTCAGCGCCGCCTTGATTGCCTCCAGCGTTCTAACGCTGGTCGGCATGGCGACCTGGATGAGCCGTCGAAGGTTTGCCGCCCGGTAA
- a CDS encoding alpha/beta fold hydrolase has translation MKSMARALGLLVGLWTLTAEALPGLSLEPFPWMSGAEKSVAAELGRLRVPIDHRRPASGEWTLAFVRLPAIHPGSGPPIVYLAGGPGGSGIDALDGPLIPFFQRLREFGDVIALDPRGVGRSQPRLHCRASWRLPVEQPLSPLAMLTHARQGVSECAQRLAGEGVRLEALTTAANVEDLEVLRRGLGAEALRLVGFSYGSQWALEAIRRDPERVTSAVLLGVDEPSGTFSLPHSVDARFDELVSNHGEDLPAVARRVKARLELQPATVELPGPDGGTPRRIVVGPFDFQLWIIAALSRQEGVQALPAVLRAMDKGEFNRLAEDAWRRRKGWLGSLVPYLVRCATPLSKDRRRMIDRQRRHSLLGRAVDFPFPDLCDAVPTEVSESEFGQADAEIGVPVLLISGSLDGRTPPARAVAASRRLSRASLETVVAGHGAELALESVDLVVDFLRRTARKSSGESPTCANR, from the coding sequence ATGAAGAGTATGGCCCGAGCGTTGGGCCTGCTGGTGGGCCTCTGGACGCTGACCGCTGAGGCCTTGCCGGGGCTTTCCCTGGAGCCCTTCCCATGGATGTCTGGAGCGGAGAAGTCCGTCGCCGCCGAGCTCGGGCGTCTGCGAGTACCCATCGATCACCGCCGGCCGGCTTCCGGGGAATGGACTCTCGCCTTCGTCAGGCTGCCGGCGATTCATCCGGGAAGCGGGCCACCGATTGTCTACCTGGCCGGAGGGCCGGGTGGTTCCGGCATCGACGCCCTGGACGGCCCGCTGATTCCTTTCTTCCAACGTCTGCGGGAATTCGGCGACGTGATCGCCCTCGATCCCAGGGGCGTGGGCCGATCGCAGCCGCGGCTCCATTGCCGAGCCAGTTGGCGCCTTCCGGTGGAGCAACCTCTTTCACCGCTAGCCATGTTGACTCATGCTCGGCAAGGGGTGTCCGAGTGTGCCCAGCGTTTGGCCGGCGAGGGTGTTCGTCTGGAGGCCTTGACGACAGCCGCGAACGTCGAGGATCTGGAGGTCCTACGGCGCGGCCTGGGAGCTGAAGCGCTGCGCCTGGTCGGCTTCAGTTATGGGTCCCAGTGGGCTCTCGAAGCCATTCGGCGTGATCCGGAACGAGTGACGTCGGCGGTTCTCTTAGGGGTCGATGAGCCGAGCGGTACTTTCAGCTTGCCTCACTCCGTCGATGCCCGATTCGACGAGCTGGTGTCCAATCATGGTGAAGACCTCCCGGCCGTTGCTCGGCGCGTCAAGGCCCGTTTGGAGCTCCAGCCGGCAACTGTCGAACTGCCAGGACCGGACGGTGGAACGCCCCGACGAATCGTCGTCGGCCCCTTCGACTTTCAGCTTTGGATCATTGCCGCGCTCAGTCGGCAGGAGGGGGTCCAGGCCCTCCCGGCGGTCTTGCGGGCCATGGACAAGGGTGAATTCAACCGATTGGCGGAGGACGCGTGGCGCCGACGCAAGGGCTGGCTTGGGTCTCTGGTGCCCTACCTGGTGCGCTGCGCTACGCCGCTTTCGAAAGATCGCCGGCGGATGATCGATCGGCAGCGAAGGCATAGTCTGCTGGGTCGTGCGGTGGATTTTCCTTTTCCTGATCTCTGTGATGCGGTGCCAACGGAGGTTTCGGAAAGCGAGTTCGGGCAAGCGGATGCGGAGATTGGCGTTCCGGTCCTGCTCATCAGTGGTTCCCTGGACGGACGAACCCCTCCTGCGCGGGCGGTGGCCGCCAGCCGCCGGCTGTCCCGGGCATCGCTCGAAACGGTGGTGGCCGGCCATGGTGCCGAGCTAGCCCTCGAGAGCGTCGATCTGGTGGTGGATTTCCTGAGACGGACCGCCCGTAAGTCCTCCGGGGAGTCTCCGACTTGCGCAAATCGATAG
- a CDS encoding ABC transporter permease produces MAEMMRELRVAFRSLVRSPVFSLVVILTMALAVGANTAIFSVVNAVLLRPLPYPEADRLITVWQASPAQGAGLQPVAPADYYDYREATAFEGMTGYHPWVHTLTGGGEPVAVRTGVVDEAFFGVVGVPPAHGRTFRAEEIHASGEKLVVLGHDLWQGRYGGRENVLGEALLLDGEPYSIIGVMPKGYDFPYESALWRPIHLSPETARRDFQYLRVAGRLAPEATQPSALTELQGIAERLEQAHPETNRERTVRLSSLAEQTHGDLRPALLVLVGAVAMVLLIACVNLAGLMLARGVGRQNELAVRSALGASRRQISFRLLLESLLLAFAGGAIGLMLAAFGVRWLVSLSHRPIPGAEGSLIDGRVLWMTLGVVIAAGFAFGLLPALRLSRPELKDFLRAGSRSTGTGLPRLRATLVVCQVGLAVILLVGAGLLIRTFLNLRQVEPGFRTAGVLAAQIALPPARYGEAARTNAFIDGLLEAIGALPGVRSASLSLALPMNGGMTVDNVFSIEGRETSTGRERVAFLRPVSPGFFDTLGIQLLAGRTFDKRDRELAQQVVVVNRALIESHFPQDDPIGEFITVGASLGSLGGFDDIPREIVGVVDDIKHTGLSEVTRPEIYLPLAQGTWRNFQLAVRSETSPLSQVDAMREAVWALDESLPVTRVRLLEEDVADSVAQPRFSMILLTLFAGLACLLALVGVYGLVAFTVARRSHEMGVRMALGARRRDVLSMIFRQGMTLVGVGLILGAMGAFGLSRLLGSLLFGTSPTDWATFAWVLAIFAVVAWVATAIPAHRATRVDPVTVLRET; encoded by the coding sequence CGAATACCGCCATCTTCAGCGTCGTCAACGCAGTCTTGCTGCGGCCCCTCCCATATCCTGAGGCCGACCGTCTCATCACCGTCTGGCAAGCCAGTCCGGCCCAAGGAGCTGGATTGCAGCCGGTGGCACCTGCGGACTATTACGACTATCGAGAAGCGACTGCCTTCGAGGGCATGACCGGCTATCACCCGTGGGTTCATACCCTCACTGGCGGCGGCGAGCCGGTGGCCGTTCGCACTGGCGTCGTGGACGAGGCCTTCTTCGGAGTGGTTGGCGTTCCGCCGGCCCATGGTCGGACCTTTCGAGCCGAAGAGATTCATGCTTCCGGCGAAAAGTTGGTCGTCCTCGGTCATGATCTCTGGCAGGGGCGCTACGGAGGCCGAGAGAATGTGCTGGGGGAGGCGCTGCTCCTGGACGGCGAGCCCTACTCGATCATCGGCGTGATGCCGAAGGGTTACGATTTTCCCTACGAGTCCGCGTTGTGGCGTCCGATCCATCTGAGCCCTGAAACGGCTCGGCGCGATTTCCAGTATCTACGGGTGGCCGGTCGATTGGCGCCGGAAGCCACCCAGCCCTCCGCCTTGACCGAACTCCAAGGCATCGCGGAGCGACTGGAACAGGCGCACCCGGAGACCAACCGGGAGCGCACGGTGCGGTTGAGCAGTCTGGCGGAGCAAACCCACGGGGATCTTCGTCCTGCACTGCTGGTCCTTGTCGGAGCGGTGGCGATGGTGTTGCTCATCGCCTGCGTCAACCTTGCCGGCCTGATGCTGGCCCGCGGCGTGGGGCGCCAGAACGAACTGGCGGTTCGCAGCGCCTTGGGCGCCAGCCGTCGGCAGATCTCGTTTCGCCTTTTGCTTGAGAGTCTCTTGCTGGCCTTTGCCGGCGGCGCTATCGGCCTGATGCTGGCCGCCTTCGGAGTCCGTTGGCTGGTGAGCTTGAGCCATCGGCCAATCCCCGGCGCCGAGGGTTCGCTCATCGACGGTCGGGTTCTGTGGATGACCTTGGGCGTTGTCATCGCGGCCGGCTTCGCCTTCGGCCTGTTGCCGGCGCTGCGCCTCTCGCGGCCGGAGCTCAAGGACTTCTTGCGCGCCGGTAGCCGCTCCACCGGCACCGGATTGCCGCGCCTGCGGGCGACTCTAGTGGTTTGCCAGGTCGGTCTCGCCGTGATTCTGTTGGTCGGCGCGGGCCTGTTGATCCGCACCTTCTTGAATCTGCGGCAGGTGGAGCCTGGATTTCGGACGGCAGGAGTGCTGGCGGCTCAGATCGCACTGCCGCCGGCTCGCTACGGCGAAGCCGCGCGCACCAATGCCTTCATCGACGGCCTGCTCGAGGCGATAGGAGCGCTGCCCGGTGTGCGTTCTGCCAGCTTGTCTCTGGCCTTACCGATGAACGGCGGAATGACCGTTGACAACGTCTTTTCGATCGAAGGACGCGAGACTTCCACCGGCCGAGAGCGGGTCGCGTTCCTGCGACCGGTGAGCCCGGGCTTTTTCGATACTTTGGGTATTCAGCTACTGGCCGGTCGCACCTTCGACAAGCGGGATCGGGAACTGGCCCAACAGGTCGTTGTTGTGAATCGGGCCCTGATCGAAAGCCATTTCCCGCAGGACGATCCGATCGGAGAATTCATCACCGTCGGAGCCTCACTCGGTTCTCTCGGCGGATTCGACGACATTCCGCGGGAGATCGTGGGGGTGGTGGACGACATCAAGCACACCGGTCTCAGCGAAGTGACCCGGCCCGAGATCTATTTGCCCCTCGCGCAAGGAACCTGGCGCAATTTCCAACTCGCCGTGCGTTCCGAAACCTCGCCTCTGAGCCAGGTGGACGCGATGCGCGAAGCCGTTTGGGCGCTCGATGAATCGCTGCCGGTCACCCGTGTTCGACTGTTAGAGGAAGACGTCGCGGATTCGGTGGCGCAGCCGCGCTTCTCGATGATCCTCCTGACCCTCTTCGCCGGCCTCGCGTGTTTGTTGGCGCTGGTCGGCGTCTACGGATTGGTGGCTTTCACAGTGGCTCGTCGTTCGCACGAGATGGGGGTTCGAATGGCTCTCGGAGCGCGGCGGAGGGATGTCTTGTCAATGATCTTCCGGCAGGGAATGACCCTGGTCGGGGTAGGACTGATCCTCGGCGCAATGGGAGCCTTCGGGCTCTCGCGTCTACTGGGGAGCCTACTCTTCGGCACCTCGCCTACCGATTGGGCGACCTTTGCATGGGTCCTGGCGATCTTTGCCGTCGTCGCCTGGGTGGCTACGGCCATCCCCGCTCATCGCGCCACGCGGGTGGATCCGGTCACCGTCTTGCGCGAGACCTGA
- a CDS encoding DUF1702 family protein encodes MGNLSRRVFGVDAKEASFETRGFWGDPEVCSRLESIAATFLVGYHAALEDPRPGPLTRRLRDVPHTARGWAYEGAGMGVTVLDSLTPWRAPRRLRAVLADSAGPYTYLVHVGAGWALARLHLPVGWLLRRLDPLLGWLALDGFGFHEGFFHPDHTLDKRGVPSRLKGYARRAFDQGVGRSLWFSHAADVERVVARLGTFEANRRSDLWSGVGLAATYAGFVSRDDLVHLRRSAGPHRAALAQGSAFAAKARLRAGHPTPAMTLACEVLCESGPEVAAAVTDHALADLPEGLGLDSPAPAFEVWRMRIQQRWADAGVAA; translated from the coding sequence ATGGGAAACTTGAGCCGCAGAGTTTTCGGGGTCGATGCGAAGGAGGCGTCCTTCGAAACGCGCGGATTCTGGGGAGATCCCGAGGTCTGCTCCCGCCTGGAATCGATCGCCGCCACCTTCCTCGTCGGCTACCACGCCGCCCTCGAAGATCCGCGGCCGGGCCCCCTCACCCGCCGCCTGCGAGACGTTCCCCACACCGCCCGGGGCTGGGCCTACGAAGGCGCCGGCATGGGCGTGACGGTGCTCGATTCCCTCACCCCCTGGCGGGCCCCTCGCCGGCTGCGCGCCGTGCTGGCGGATTCCGCCGGGCCCTACACCTACCTGGTACACGTCGGCGCCGGTTGGGCGCTGGCGCGGCTGCACCTGCCGGTCGGCTGGCTGCTGCGCCGCCTCGATCCGCTCCTCGGTTGGCTGGCCCTCGATGGCTTCGGCTTTCACGAAGGTTTCTTCCATCCCGACCACACCCTCGACAAGCGCGGTGTGCCCTCTCGCCTGAAGGGCTACGCCCGGCGCGCCTTCGACCAAGGGGTCGGCCGCAGCTTGTGGTTCAGCCACGCGGCGGATGTCGAGCGGGTGGTCGCCCGCCTCGGTACCTTCGAGGCAAACCGCCGGTCCGACCTGTGGAGCGGCGTAGGGCTGGCCGCGACCTACGCTGGCTTCGTCAGTCGTGACGATCTCGTGCATTTGCGCCGATCGGCGGGTCCCCATCGCGCGGCCCTCGCCCAGGGATCCGCCTTCGCCGCCAAGGCCCGGCTGCGGGCCGGGCATCCCACGCCGGCAATGACCCTCGCCTGCGAAGTGCTGTGCGAGTCCGGCCCGGAGGTCGCGGCGGCGGTGACCGACCACGCCCTGGCCGACCTGCCGGAAGGACTGGGGCTCGATTCTCCGGCTCCCGCTTTCGAGGTGTGGCGCATGCGCATCCAGCAGCGCTGGGCCGACGCCGGAGTCGCCGCATGA